In Ananas comosus cultivar F153 linkage group 10, ASM154086v1, whole genome shotgun sequence, the following proteins share a genomic window:
- the LOC109716775 gene encoding glutamine--tRNA ligase isoform X1, whose amino-acid sequence MHCVLSLLFKKVTLLVIVYSDNSMIHIDRLEYYIREELNKTAPRTTVVLHPVKVVITNLDNESIINVDAKKWPAALSNDGSSYYKVPFTSILYIERSDFRKNDSKDYYGLAPGKSVLLRYAFPIKCTDVIYGDDENSVIEIHAEYDFLKKTKPKGVLHWVAQPSPGVEPLKVEVRLFEKLFLSENPAELEDWLSDPNPNSKEVIHEAYAVLSLASAVLGDKYQFERLGYFAVDPDTNSEKPVFNRTVTLRDAYSKGNLALLKRKESRWVVWTEKNNIIFSTKLFNATQAIERIIRLMESWTQL is encoded by the exons ATGCACTGCGTTCTTTCTTTATTGTTTAAGAAAGTTACTCTTTTAGTCATTGTTTACAGTGATAATAGCATGATACACATTGATCGTCTTGAGTATTATATCAGAGAAGAGCTCAACAAAACAGCACCTCGAACTACGGTCGTCTTGCATCCTGTAAAG GTTGTCATCACAAATCTAGATAATGAATCGATAATAAATGTTGATGCAAAAAAGTGGCCCGCTGCTCTTTCAAATGATGGTTCTTCCTACTACAAG GTTCCTTTCACAAGTATTCTTTACATTGAACGCTCGGATTTTCGCAAAAACGATTCGAAAGATTACTATGGCCTCGCTCCTGGTAAATCTGTCCTCCTCAG ATATGCCTTTCCAATAAAGTGCACAGATGTTATATATGGTGACGACGAAAATAGTGTTATTGAAATTCATGCTGAGTATgattttttgaagaaaacaaAACCGAAG GGTGTTCTACATTGGGTTGCCCAACCTTCTCCTGGAGTTGAACCTTTGAAGGTGGAAGTCAGACTATTCGAGAAATTGTTCCTTTCAGAG AATCCTGCTGAACTAGAAGATTGGCTATccgatccgaatccgaattcgaaGGAGGTGATACACGAAGCATATGCTGTACTATCGCTTGCTAGTGCTGTGTTAGGTGACAAATATCAATTTGAAAGGCTTG GTTACTTTGCTGTGGATCCTGATACTAATTCTGAGAAGCCTGTTTTCAACAGAACTGTTACTCTCCGGGACGCTTATTCCAAAG GCAATCTCGCattattgaaaagaaaagaaagtcgGTGGGTTGTCTGGACGGAAAAAAACAACATTATTTTCAGTACTAAACTTTTCAATGCTACCCAGGCTATTGAGCGCATCATACGTCTGATGGAATCGTGGACACAGCTTTGA
- the LOC109715995 gene encoding receptor kinase-like protein Xa21, whose amino-acid sequence MALPYLLRISLLQSFSLILLATLSSLNSRSSVVGAVSAVTQYSTADCLALLTVKSQLSDPLGALSSWSNKSLHCCEWHGVTCGMRHPNRVTSLDLDSYGIIGSISPYIANLTFLRRIHLPNNQLHGHIPRELGHLSRLWYLNLSMNSLEGELPSTLSHCSLLQTISLRDNKLHGPIPSNLSHCLNLEIVSLSNNMFSGEIPAGFCSLPSLLCCILSNNNLTGGIPPLLGSISSSINYVDLSNNTLTGNIPPTIGSGGSLTYLDLSSNELEGVIPVSLGRCSSLSYLNLSNNNLIGSIPSLLGISSNLILLDLSLNNLSGNIPLPLGNSSSLVYINLYRNSLTGGLPPSSFPSPLEYLGLSTNKLSGGIPSSLGNYSSLCFLYLAENNLRGSIPDSLGSLPNLQELDLSLNNLSGEIPLRLYNVSLLTYLGVGDNSLSGMLPPDMGLTLPNLQNLILQTNKFEGPIPHSLSNASGLQTIRLANNSFSGLIPSNFGSLKNLTHLDIGWNQLQAHDWNFLASLTNCSRLQKLFLQSNKLERTLPRFAGNLSPTLEWLLIGKNRISGSIPAELGNLVGLTLLYMDQNLFTGEIPAAIGNLRNLHILYLSGNRLSGPIPSTFGNLTQLNELYLQENELRSSIPASIGSCRYLGVLNLSYNSFSGAIPRELVSLSSLSQYLDLSHNSLSGSLPAEVSNLVTLVHLDLSENQLSGEIPPSLGDCQLLDYLSMDGNFFQGNIPQSFKNLEGIKELDLSRNKLSGPIPEFFEAFNSLLYLNLSFNDFEGEVPKDGVFSNISKFSVVGNAKLCGGEPMLRLPTCPNHVSKKRPSPHMIKVIIVISSVALCSLLCLLILWRLLRKSGKTSTDTSYLEDKNKKVSYNDIVKATNGFSSDNLVGSGSFGSVYVAKFDFTRNVVAVKVFNILLSGAVKSFSAECAALRNIRHRNLLKVITSCSSIDFAGNEFRALIFEYMPNGNLENWLHPNVSGHPQTRRLNLKQRLNIAADVAFALKYLHHHSVSPIVHCDLKPSNILLDNDMNACVGDFGLARFLSLSHSTTSTTNSTSLIALKGSIGYVAPGKVHHIPFFFSSSSRMKLHVCFRNAQDLLTIGGLQY is encoded by the coding sequence ATGGCTCTTCCGTATCTTCTCCGAATTAGTTTATTGCAGTCATTCTCTCTAATTCTTCTCGCCACCCTTAGCTCCTTAAACTCTCGTAGTTCAGTCGTCGGTGCCGTTAGCGCCGTCACACAATACAGCACCGCCGACTGTCTCGCCCTCCTGACAGTTAAATCGCAATTATCGGATCCTTTAGGAGCCTTGTCCTCGTGGAGCAACAAATCGCTCCATTGCTGCGAGTGGCACGGTGTCACTTGCGGCATGCGACACCCGAATCGTGTCACTTCTTTGGATCTTGATTCCTACGGCATTATCGGCTCTATCTCACCCTATATTGCCAACCTTACCTTTCTTCGCAGAATTCACCTTCCGAACAACCAACTTCACGGTCACATTCCTCGAGAGCTTGGCCATCTCTCCCGACTTTGGTACCTCAACTTGAGCATGAATTCTCTCGAAGGCGAACTCCCATCCACACTGTCTCATTGTTCTCTACTGCAAACCATCAGTCTAAGGGACAACAAGCTCCACGGTCCCATTCCTTCTAATCTGAGCCACTGCTTGAACCTTGAAATTGTAAGTTTAAGTAACAATATGTTCAGCGGAGAAATCCCCGCAGGTTTTTGTTCTCTTCCTTCCTTACTTTGTTGCATTCTTAGCAATAACAATCTCACGGGCGGCATCCCTCCTCTTCTAGGAAGCATATCCTCATCGATCAATTACGTCGATCTCTCCAACAATACTCTAACAGGAAATATCCCCCCAACTATAGGTAGTGGTGGGTCCTTGACTTATCTTGACCTATCGAGCAACGAGCTCGAAGGAGTCATTCCAGTTTCGCTAGGTCGTTGTTCATCTCTTTCGTATCTCaatttatcaaataataatCTTATTGGAAGTATCCCTTCTTTATTAGGTATAAGCTCAAACCTTATTTTGCTCGATCTCTCGTTAAACAATCTATCAGGCAACATACCGTTACCGCTTGGCAATAGCTCATCCCTTGTTTACATTAATCTTTATAGAAATAGTTTGACAGGAGGTTTACCTCCGTCGTCTTTCCCTTCACCCCTCGAATATTTGGGCTTGTCGACAAACAAACTGTCAGGAGGCATACCATCTTCACTGGGGAATTACTCATCCCTTTGTTTTCTCTACCTTGCTGAAAATAACCTCCGAGGAAGCATTCCAGACAGTTTAGGCAGCTTACCAAACCTGCAAGAGTTGGATTTGTCCTTAAATAACTTGTCCGGAGAAATCCCGCTTCGCTTATATAATGTCTCATTGCTCACCTACCTTGGAGTCGGAGACAACAGCCTCTCCGGAATGCTGCCGCCTGACATGGGCCTCACTCTTCCTAACCTTCAGAATTTGATCTTACAAACGAATAAGTTTGAAGGGCCCATCCCGCATTCGTTGTCCAATGCTTCCGGACTTCAAACAATTCGGCTCGCAAACAACTCATTCAGCGGACTAATCCCTTCCAATTTTGGCTCCCTAAAGAACCTAACGCACCTAGATATTGGTTGGAACCAGCTCCAAGCTCATGATTGGAACTTCCTGGCTTCCCTGACCAACTGCAGCCGTCTGcagaaattatttttacagagcAATAAACTTGAACGCACGCTTCCGCGTTTCGCAGGCAATCTTTCCCCCACGCTCGAGTGGCTACTGATCGGGAAGAATCGCATATCAGGGAGCATTCCTGCCGAGCTAGGAAACCTCGTCGGCTTAACATTGTTATACATGGATCAAAACCTTTTCACCGGAGAAATTCCAGCCGCCATTGGAAACCTTCGGAACTTGCATATACTGTACTTGTCCGGAAATAGACTATCAGGCCCGATCCCTTCTACTTTCGGCAATCTCACTCAGCTGAACGAGCTTTATTTACAAGAAAATGAACTTCGTAGCAGCATTCCTGCAAGTATAGGAAGTTGCAGATATTTGGGCGTGTTGAACCTTTCTTATAATTCCTTCTCCGGAGCAATACCCCGAGAATTGGTTAGcttgtcctctctctctcaatacctTGATTTATCTCATAATTCTCTCAGCGGATCACTACCGGCGGAAGTGAGTAACTTGGTCACCCTTGTCCACTTAGACCTCTCTGAGAACCAATTATCAGGCGAAATTCCTCCGTCGCTTGGCGATTGCCAGCTTTTAGATTACCTTAGCATGGATGGCAACTTCTTTCAAGGAAACATCCCTCAATCTTTCAAGAATTTGGAAGGCATTAAGGAGCTCGATCTCTCGCGAAACAAATTGTCCGGACCGATCCCAGAGTTTTTCGAGGCTTTCAATTCTTTGTTGTATCTAAACTTGTCGTTCAATGATTTTGAAGGCGAGGTGCCAAAGGACGGCGTATTTAGCAATATCAGTAAATTTTCTGTCGTTGGAAATGCGAAGCTCTGCGGTGGCGAGCCAATGCTGCGATTGCCGACATGCCCTAACCATGTCTCCAAGAAAAGGCCAAGTCCCCACATGATCAAGGTGATAATTGTAATCTCCTCTGTCGCTCTGTGCTCACTATTGTGTTTATTAATTCTTTGGCGACTACTGAGGAAGAGTGGCAAAACAAGTACCGATACATCATACTTAGAGGACAAGAATAAGAAGGTATCCTACAACGATATTGTGAAGGCGACAAACGGATTCTCTTCCGACAATTTGGTAGGTTCTGGAAGTTTCGGTTCCGTGTATGTAGCAAAATTCGATTTTACGAGGAATGTCGTTGCAGTGAAAGTTTTCAACATTCTTCTGAGTGGGGCTGTTAAGAGTTTTAGCGCCGAATGCGCAGCTTTGAGAAACATCCGTCACAGGAATCTCCTCAAAGTTATTACGTCTTGCTCAAGCATTGATTTCGCTGGAAACGAGTTCAGAGCTCTGATCTTCGAGTACATGCCTAACGGAAACTTGGAAAATTGGCTGCATCCGAACGTTTCCGGGCATCCTCAAACTAGAAGGTTGAACCTGAAGCAAAGGCTAAACATAGCTGCGGACGTGGCATTTGCTCTAAAATATCTGCATCACCACTCTGTCTCTCCTATTGTTCATTGCGATCTGAAGCCGAGCAATATTCTTCTGGATAATGATATGAATGCTTGTGTCGGCGACTTCGGCTTAGCGAGGTTTCTCTCTCTGTCTCATTCTACAACGTCGACTACAAATTCAACAAGCTTGATTGCGCTAAAAGGATCCATAGGATATGTGGCTCCAGGTAAAGTTCAtcatattcctttttttttttcatcatcatCTCGTATGAAACTTCATGTTTGCTTTAGAAATGCACAAGATTTGTTAACTATTGGAGGTTTGCAATATTAA
- the LOC109716775 gene encoding glutamine--tRNA ligase isoform X2, whose amino-acid sequence MHCVLSLLFKKVTLLVIVYSDNSMIHIDRLEYYIREELNKTAPRTTVVLHPVKVVITNLDNESIINVDAKKWPAALSNDGSSYYKVPFTSILYIERSDFRKNDSKDYYGLAPGKSVLLRYAFPIKCTDVIYGDDENSVIEIHAEYDFLKKTKPKGVLHWVAQPSPGVEPLKVEVRLFEKLFLSENPAELEDWLSDPNPNSKEVTLLWILILILRSLFSTELLLSGTLIPKVESNRLNHTSKLILRNCKTKNK is encoded by the exons ATGCACTGCGTTCTTTCTTTATTGTTTAAGAAAGTTACTCTTTTAGTCATTGTTTACAGTGATAATAGCATGATACACATTGATCGTCTTGAGTATTATATCAGAGAAGAGCTCAACAAAACAGCACCTCGAACTACGGTCGTCTTGCATCCTGTAAAG GTTGTCATCACAAATCTAGATAATGAATCGATAATAAATGTTGATGCAAAAAAGTGGCCCGCTGCTCTTTCAAATGATGGTTCTTCCTACTACAAG GTTCCTTTCACAAGTATTCTTTACATTGAACGCTCGGATTTTCGCAAAAACGATTCGAAAGATTACTATGGCCTCGCTCCTGGTAAATCTGTCCTCCTCAG ATATGCCTTTCCAATAAAGTGCACAGATGTTATATATGGTGACGACGAAAATAGTGTTATTGAAATTCATGCTGAGTATgattttttgaagaaaacaaAACCGAAG GGTGTTCTACATTGGGTTGCCCAACCTTCTCCTGGAGTTGAACCTTTGAAGGTGGAAGTCAGACTATTCGAGAAATTGTTCCTTTCAGAG AATCCTGCTGAACTAGAAGATTGGCTATccgatccgaatccgaattcgaaGGAG GTTACTTTGCTGTGGATCCTGATACTAATTCTGAGAAGCCTGTTTTCAACAGAACTGTTACTCTCCGGGACGCTTATTCCAAAGGTGGAATCAAATAGGTTGAATCACACCAGTAAATTAATTCTCAGGAActgtaaaacaaaaaataaatag
- the LOC109716560 gene encoding uncharacterized protein LOC109716560 isoform X1: protein MLSKAFLVLSVLLLMLFGCSASALVSSASASASASASAPSPAPNDTDCGKKFKCVKGRPHSVDSNPDGHSFGNLPGPSPVRQSQFANVYARDPVRGYPGSSPYIRS from the exons ATGCTGTCGAAGGCTTTCCTAGTCCTCTCCGTGCTCTTGCTCATGTTGTTTGGCTGCAGCGCCTCCGCACTGGTGTCTTCCGCCTCcgcttccgcctccgcctccgcctccgccccctCTCCCGCTCCAAATG ATACGGATTGCGGCAAGAAGTTCAAGTGTGTGAAGGGCCGACCGCATTCCGTGGACTCCAATCCTGATGGCCATTCCTTCGGGAACCTGCCTGGTCCATCCCCTGTTCGACAAAGTCAATTTGCAAACGTCTACGCCCGAGATCCTGTCCG gggCTATCCAGGTTCTTCTCCCTACATCAGATCATGA
- the LOC109716560 gene encoding uncharacterized protein LOC109716560 isoform X2: MLFGCSASALVSSASASASASASAPSPAPNDTDCGKKFKCVKGRPHSVDSNPDGHSFGNLPGPSPVRQSQFANVYARDPVRGYPGSSPYIRS; the protein is encoded by the exons ATGTTGTTTGGCTGCAGCGCCTCCGCACTGGTGTCTTCCGCCTCcgcttccgcctccgcctccgcctccgccccctCTCCCGCTCCAAATG ATACGGATTGCGGCAAGAAGTTCAAGTGTGTGAAGGGCCGACCGCATTCCGTGGACTCCAATCCTGATGGCCATTCCTTCGGGAACCTGCCTGGTCCATCCCCTGTTCGACAAAGTCAATTTGCAAACGTCTACGCCCGAGATCCTGTCCG gggCTATCCAGGTTCTTCTCCCTACATCAGATCATGA